The sequence CTTGCTAGGCGGCGACACGTCCCGGTTGCACCGGTGCCGGCAGACCGGTTTCTTCCAGACAATTGGCGCGCAAGGTTTCGATATCCGGTCCGAAGTTAAACGGACTGTCGCTCTCGACAATATTCGCCGCCATTTCCGCGCGCAGGCTCTCGGTTGCCGGGCCATCGACGCTGCCGTCTTCGGCGATCACCACACCATAGTCGCGCGCGCCTTCCACGGTAACCAGTCCCTGGCGGATTTCCAGCGCCACCAGTTCGGGATCGCGCTCCAGCGGGTTGCCCCAGCCGCCACCACCCCAGGTGATGAAATGCAGCAGATCGCCCTCGCGCACCTCGACGCCGTCCTGCTTGTTGCCGACCACTTCTTTCGTGCCATCGGCGCGCTCGAGTATCTTGGTGGCGCGGTCACCCGGCTGGCCGCCGTTGACGCCCCAGGGATAGGTGAACCAGCGGTCGTCGTGGATCGCCACCGTGCCGGGTTCGAGGAAACGGTAGGTCATGTGGATGCCATTGCCGCCGCGGAAACTGCCCGCGCCGCCGCTGTCCGGCTTTGCCTCGTAGCGTTCGATTCTGAGCGGGAAATATTTCTCGAGAAACTCATTCGGCACATTGGTGAATCCGGGCCACAGCGAGTGGCCGTCCGGACCATCTCCAAAGGGCCGTCCGGGGATGCCGCCAAAGCCGATCTGGAACAGCTGGAACCATTCGCCGCCCTTGTCGAAGCCCGAATACATGAGATGCGGGCTGGACGAGAAACCCGCGCCGTTCAGGAACTCCGGCTGGCGCTGGCCGAGCAGGCCGCCCAATATGTCGAAAATCCGGCCCAGCGCATGGGTCCGTCCGGCCAGTGCTGCGGGATATTTCGGCTTGAGCAGCGACCCTTCCGGAATCCGGACATCGACCAGATCGTAGAAGCCGTCGTTGAACAGGATCTGCGGGTCGAAGACCATGATCATGTAGATGCCGAAGAACATCTTGAACATATTCTCGTTGAGGAAGAAATTGATCGAACTCGGCGCCTGCGGGTCGGTGCCCTCGAAGTCGAGAATGACCTTGCCGCCCTCGCGCCACATCTTGCAGCTGATCTTATAGGGGCCAAAACCGACGCCGTCGTCGCAGATGAAATCGGTGAAGCTGACCGGTTCCTCGCCGATGCTGGTCTCGATCAGATGTTTCATCGCGCGATGGTTGCGGGCCAGCAGCAGATCGGTGGCGCTGGCAAATTCGTCCTCGCCAAAGCGTTCGCACATTTCGTCGACCCGGCGGGCGGCGACCCGGCAGGAGGCGATCAGCGCGTTGAGATCGGCGGCGCACCAGTCCGGCTTGCGGCTCTGGTGCAGGACGACCTTGACCATCTCCTCGTTATAGACGCCTTTCTGGTAGATTTTGACCGGCGGTATCCGGACGCCTTCCTCGAACACGCTCTTGCTGTCGATCGGAATCGAACCGGCCACCTTGCCGCCAATGTCGGACTGGTGGCCGAACATGGCTGTCCACGCGACCAGCCTGCCGCCGCGATAGACCGGCAGCAAAACCAGCCAGTCATTATTATGGCTGACGGCGCCGTCGCAGCTGTACGGATCGCTGAGAAAGATCATGTCGCCTTCCTCGATCGTGCCGGGATAGGAGCGCAGGAAGCCGTCGATGAAGCTGCCGAACTGGCCGACCACCATCTTGCCGGCGCGGTCTGCGATCAGCGGAAAGGCATCGCCCTGTTCGCGAATGCCGGGCGACATGGCGGTGCGGACCAATGTGGCGTCCATCTCGATCCGGGCGTTGCGCAGGGCGTTTTCCATGATGTCGAGAGTGACCGGGTCGACCTCGACCTTGTTGAACGGAGCCTTGTTGGTTTCGATAATCTGTGCGGGCATATCAGGCTCCTTCCACCAGGTTGATGATCAGATTGCCATGGGCGTCGACCAAAGCTTCGCAGCCGCTGTGGACGAGCGTGGTGCTGTCCATTTCGGTGACAATCGCAGGACCGGCGACGCGATTGCTGGCCTTGAGCAGCGCGCGATCATAAATTGCGGCGTCCTGCATCCTGCCGTCCATGTAGAGCTGGTGATCGCGGGTCTTGGCGCCCGATGGATCCGCATCGCCCTTTTCGATTGCCGGTGGCGCGACATCGGCGGACTTGCCGAGCGCAACGGCGCGGACATTGACGATCTCGTGCGGCGTCTCGTCGAGATTGAAGGTGAACAATCGTTCGTGCTCGGTATCGAAGCGGGCGATCAGGCTGGCAATCGAAAGGCCTTCGGGTTCCACCGATAGCGGAATTTCAAAGGCTTGCCCCGCATAGCGGATATCGATCTCGTAGAGCAGCTCGATATCACCGGGCGCGACATCCTCGGCTTCCAGTTCCTGTTTCACCTGCGCACCGAGACTGTCGAGATAGGCGGTGAGCTCGTCATCGGTCGTGTTCTGGACCATCTTGTTGAAGCTGCGCTGGGTTTCGACGCGTTGCCGGGTCGTCGCATCGCCATAGGCGCAGAGCACGCCGGGTGACGGCGGGATGATCACCGGCCAGCTGTTCATCAGCTTGCCCATCGCATTGGCGTGCAGCGGTCCGGCGCCGCCAAAGCCCATCAGGGCAAAGTCGCGCGGGTCATAGCCCTGC comes from Sphingorhabdus sp. YGSMI21 and encodes:
- a CDS encoding hydantoinase B/oxoprolinase family protein, whose protein sequence is MPAQIIETNKAPFNKVEVDPVTLDIMENALRNARIEMDATLVRTAMSPGIREQGDAFPLIADRAGKMVVGQFGSFIDGFLRSYPGTIEEGDMIFLSDPYSCDGAVSHNNDWLVLLPVYRGGRLVAWTAMFGHQSDIGGKVAGSIPIDSKSVFEEGVRIPPVKIYQKGVYNEEMVKVVLHQSRKPDWCAADLNALIASCRVAARRVDEMCERFGEDEFASATDLLLARNHRAMKHLIETSIGEEPVSFTDFICDDGVGFGPYKISCKMWREGGKVILDFEGTDPQAPSSINFFLNENMFKMFFGIYMIMVFDPQILFNDGFYDLVDVRIPEGSLLKPKYPAALAGRTHALGRIFDILGGLLGQRQPEFLNGAGFSSSPHLMYSGFDKGGEWFQLFQIGFGGIPGRPFGDGPDGHSLWPGFTNVPNEFLEKYFPLRIERYEAKPDSGGAGSFRGGNGIHMTYRFLEPGTVAIHDDRWFTYPWGVNGGQPGDRATKILERADGTKEVVGNKQDGVEVREGDLLHFITWGGGGWGNPLERDPELVALEIRQGLVTVEGARDYGVVIAEDGSVDGPATESLRAEMAANIVESDSPFNFGPDIETLRANCLEETGLPAPVQPGRVAA